Proteins from a genomic interval of Rhizoctonia solani chromosome 12, complete sequence:
- a CDS encoding Phox and Bem1p domain protein, producing the protein MVQFKLLHRGLVRKVTFKNVEQPSWHELSWKIGDVCQIPHAAVALTYLDPDGDKITISSQPELMEYYYALEEDDFDPSSTPHKFIVRNLSEGIPDDSVSDPREDMFLTRDLQTVAASTVGGGSQWGLTPEDEAERDPTKLRLSGYSTFADALSPLARSAGGTDLEDASSPEKEDLPGGFKPSPSPQPMLGGGNESSPTPAPAPAASAPPPPPPPPPPPIPEPTKPIPTSNTSSRLDPDSNPWANDGNVTKTPAWAASTTPTSTAKAPALPWAPPSHVATGTLKGPSRGPPPQQQQQQTQSKLVPPPVAATVHMDSMVADRATTYEGSPAVLATVPRGRRHKKKLEKAAKEEEARRAAEAANPTGSKFEEMELKAMEREAARERDESARASAEAATRAAVEEQRRQEQHEWDRERERLERIKIDERTQPHQTHQRGVSDLSHSSEWEHVQDQTADQEDEQSYRDRIEAARANVFGTSPSNAPTIRQRKSSTRSKDKTGKSSRPNSKIYPPTPAPKKFFDSDLVSENGQNGASGSAPATPGIPAPPSTAQVCSDVADLLVSFGRILDNERELLDAIRETFSSGPHPGALSSTFHNRRLSPEMLRIVTSVDDLLTKILPSRPAPSPHENISMALEPRVPTPSVTPTPTIPADPEFSVPKSEFATSFEFANRGRQQGAPIINVPRPKYPASSLTREGYSTGTTPPSQTSYGFGTSSYPSNTSPDKSSHARSRSRPPPGDFEIVPPSFLPPQARVVPPPVVPGEETDGSPMTPDPSRGFARHGGHEGGLVLASQSQRSTDTTKADMDRQLYKSQRELYKLERAERKKEMEERAAAKAERKRAKAAASSDPKIADLTSQLQGLVPPRPHEAERQYIENPYDNGPRTAGPYPGSQASTVYAEGLGQVTLVPPPGFPGSNSAVTAPVSPVHEDPSAQSFDRARRRRQSLTGGVSPERYSHSRPPPSNSTRTETYHGLQPDAYPGAAHHSSQYAPQPLQQDLAKRVALRLTEMGYTPQKYPTLPSIVGHRIRPLMNTPGVNENELAYHIVRDLFKYSGHGQT; encoded by the exons ATGGTGCAGTTCAAACTATTACACCGCGGCCTAGTCCGCAAAGTGACGTTCAAGAATGTGGAGCAGCCTTCGTGGCATGAACTGTCGTGGAAGATCGGGGACGTATGCCAGATCCCGCACGCAGCGGTCGCATTGACCTATCTCGACCCGGACGGAGACAAGATCACGATCTCGTCCCAGCCCGAGCTCATGGAATACTACTACGCCCTCGAGGAAGACGATTTCGACCCGTCCTCGACGCCCCACAAGTTTATCGTCCGGAACTTGAGCGAAGGTATTCCGGACGATTCGGTCTCGGACCCGCGGGAGGATATGTTCCTCACTCGGGATCTGCAGACCGTGGCCGCGAGCACAGTCGGCGGCGGCTCTCAGTGGGGCCTTACGCCCGAGGACGAGGCCGAGCGGGATCCGACCAAGCTGCGGCTCTCGGGCTACTCGACCTTTGCGGATGCGTTGAGTCCGCTCGCCAGGTCGGCGGGAGGCACGGATTTGGAAGATGCGTCGTCCCCTGAAAAGGAGGATCTCCCAGGCGGGTTTAAGCCTTCTCCGAGTCCGCAGCCGA TGCTTGGTGGGGGGAATGAATCTTCTCCTACTCCTGCCCCTGCCCCTGCTGCTTCtgctccaccacctccacctccaccgcctCCTCCGCCTATTCCCGAGCCCACGAAACCCATCCCAACTTCGAATACAAGCTCGCGTTTGGACCCCGATTCGAATCCATGGGCGAATGATGGAAATGTGACCAAGACCCCAGCATGGGCTGCGAGTACGACTCCTACCTCTACGGCCAAGGCTCCAGCATTACCTTGGGCCCCACCTTCCCATGTTGCCACTGGTACACTCAAGGGTCCCTCGCGTGGACCTCCCccacaacagcaacaacaacagacTCAATCCAAGCTGGTCCCTCCTCCAGTGGCCGCAACGGTCCACATGGACTCGATGGTCGCTGATCGCGCGACAACTTATGAAGGCTCTCCTGCTGTACTGGCTACCGTTCCTCGCGGGCGAAGGCACAAGAAGAAACTCGAGAAGGCTGctaaggaggaagaagctcgTCGTGCTGCCGAGGCGGCGAATCCGACCGGGTCCAAGTTTGAAGAAATGGAGCTCAAGGCGATGGAGCGCGAAGCTGCTCGAGAGCGGGACGAAAGCGCTCGTGCGTCGGCCGAGGCTGCCACCCGTGCGGCGGTCGAGGAACAGCGCCGACAGGAGCAGCATGAATGGGATCGCGAGCGCGAGCGTCTGGAGAGGATCAAGATCGATGAACGGACGCAACCTCATCAGACGCATCAGCGTGGCGTGTCAGACTTGTCGCATTCGTCCGAGTGGGAGCATGTCCAGGACCAGACGGCCGACCAGGAGGATGAGCAATCGTACAGGGATCGAATCGAAGCTGCCAGGGCGAATGTGTTTGGCACGTCCCCATCTAATGCCCCCACAATTCGTCAGCGTAAATCATCGACAAGGAGCAAGGACAAGACCGGCAAATCGTCTCGTCCAAACTCCAAGATTTATCCTCCTACCCCGGCACCTAAGAAGTTTTTCGATTCGGATTTGGTCTCTGAGAATGGCCAGAACGGAGCGAGCGGTAGTGCACCCGCCACGCCTGGCATTCCTGCGCCTCCTAGCACAGCTCAAGTTTGCAGCGACGTTGCTGATCTGCTGGTCTCATTTGGTCGGATTTTAGACAACGAACGTGAACTTCTTGACG CGATTCGTGAGACGTTCTCAAGTGGTCCTCATCCGGGGGCGCTCAGTTCTACTTTCCACAACCGCCGCCTTTCCCCCGAAATGCTCCGGATAGTCACTTCGGTTGATGACCTTCTCACCAAGATCCTTCCATCCCGCCCGGCACCATCTCCTCATGAGAATATTAGTATGGCACTTGAGCCGCGtgtaccaacgccttctGTGACCCCTACTCCTACCATTCCAGCTGATCCCGAATTCAGCGTTCCCAAGAGTGAATTCGCGACCAGCTTTGAATTCGCCAATCGCGGCAGGCAACAAGGCGCGCCGATTATCAATGTGCCACGCCCCAAGTATCCGGCTTCGAGCTTGACGCGCGAGGGCTATTCGACTGGAACGACTCCGCCTTCACAGACATCATACGGCTTTGGGACCTCGTCTTATCCTAGCAACACCTCGCCCGACAAGTCTTCGCACGCCAGGTCTCGTTCGCGTCCCCCTCCTGGTGATTTCGAAATCGTGCCGCCATCTTTCCTCCCGCCTCAAGCTCGTGTGGTTCCTCCGCCTGTAGTTCCCGGCGAGGAAACGGATGGCAGTCCGATGACTCCAGACCCAAGCCGTGGATTCGCGAGGCACGGTGGACATGAAGGCGGCCTGGTGCTCGCCAGTCAGAGCCAGCGGTCGACGGATACGACCAAGGCCGATATGGATAGGCAACTCTACAAGTCTCAACGAGAATTATACAAACTTGAGAGGGCAGAGCGGAAGAAGGAAATGGAAGAACGTGCGGCAGCCAAGGCAGAACGCAAGAGGGCCAAAGCAGC GGCCAGCAGCGACCCTAAGATTGCTGATTTGACGAGCCAACTCCAGGGCCTTGTTCCTCCGCGCCCTCACGAGGCGGAACGTCAGTACATTGAAAATCCATATGATAATGGGCCACGTACTGCCGGGCCGTATCCCGGATCGCAAGCAAGTACCGTCTATGCGGAGGGCCTTGGTCAAGTGACGCTTGTACCTCCTCCGGGATTCCCAGGATCGAATTCTGCGGTTACTGCACCCGTCTCCCCTGTACACGAGGATCCCTCGGCACAGTCGTTCGATCGAGCCAGGCGAAGACGACAGTCCCTTACTGGTGGTGTTAGTCCTGAGCGATACTCCCATTCTCGTCCGCCGCCCTCGAATTCTACCCGCACTGAAACGTatcacggtttgcaacccgATGCTTATCCGGGTGCAGCTCACCACTCCTCACAATATGCACCTCAGCCACTACAGCAAGATTTGGCTAAACGAGTGGCCTTGAGATTAACCGAG ATGGGCTACACCCCGCAGAAATACCCTACACTGCCGTCGATTGTCGGTCACCGCATTCGACCACTGATGAATACACCTGGCGTTAACGAGAACGAGCTTGCATACCACATTGTACGGGATCTATTCAAGTACTCTGGCCACGGCCAAACTTAG
- a CDS encoding Phox and Bem1p domain protein, which translates to MAAMKLTFNGITRRVQFPDEHPAWTDVSVRVEQLFAIPASDVALSYVDPDGDTMYISSNDELFDMFHTVTAQQAAHRFTVHDMRNTQNKSPDDFEHVRGDDDSSSSSSSASSGGKTPQIPPNFGESKSTRSGGFGSSGMGGFGFAPFEMMFGQAATAASVKSPSQGHISPIPSSSDLGAAAAEAGQSRSQYGRSVASTAIGRSAASSVSGREDYEGNPAIHIQGPSTDNESVGTAEHMHEVAEPEPLHHPTPALYQDVATLLHSLSDAIVTHPAVSHNFSHILHNAHTGVYWAEDPHPPEMQQVAAHHLLGAFNSLLHTLLPPPPPRTPTQAPVTPAYTAAQYELPPSVAAPSTAAPSTVAPDETPVPSRLNTPSVAQVPLVASPAMTATSLRSASTVGPGIRPVLDMARADRASVRSDTDAGSVISGSGMGSPIHGTGPAWRFAGRSGGVQPQGQQWGARGGLNINTGAMVPAQSVNAPEAAKYVESKVKLEHMKEMYKQTKEEYRREREERKKERDAKKNRLIGPPEPPYPAIQHGDMFDKLNEALAHVPSRAGISESTSRKGIVPPPAPKSVADSVDTAVRTRQQLNNWLVEQLGDMGFSAATHPQVSRMVRDATRPYATNAENANENALLEELLAQLVPTGSK; encoded by the exons ATGGCCGCAATGAAGCTAACTTTCAATGGGATAACGCGACGGGTGCAGTTCCCGGATGAGCATCCTGCGTGGACGGATGTATCTGTCCGCGTCGAGCAGCTGTTCGCCATCCCAGCCAGTGATGTCGCGCTGTCCTATGTGGACCCCGATGGAGACACGATGTATATCTCCAGCAACGACgagctatttgatatgttCCACACGGTCACCGCTCAGCAAGCCGCCCACCGCTTCACCGTGCACGATATGCGCAACACCCAGAACAAGTCTCCTGATGATTTTGAGCACGTGCGCGGTGACGATGACTCATCTTCCAGCTCCAGCAGCGCATCTTCTGGGGGAAAGACCCCCCAGATACCGCCCAATTTTGGCGAGAGCAAGTCGACTCGCAGCGGTGGGTTCGGCTCATCGGGCATGGGCGGCTTTGGCTTTGCTCCCTTTGAGATGATGTTTGGCCAGGCCGCTACTGCTGCCAGCGTCAAGTCTCCTTCCCAGGGCCATATCTCTCCTATTCCCTCCAGCTCTGATCTTGGGGCTGCTGCCGCCGAAGCTGGCCAATCACGTAGCCAGTATGGACGCAGTGTTGCCTCGACTGCCATTGGACGCAGCGCCGCGTCGAGTGTCTCTGGACGCGAAGATTACGAGGGAAATCCTGCCATccatattcagggtcccagCACCGATAACGAGTCGGTCGGTACCGCCGAGCATATGCATGAAGTTGCCGAGCCTGAGCCCCTTCACCACCCTACTCCTGCGCTCTACCAAGATGTTGCCACGCTTTTGCACTCTTTATCCGATGCCATCGTCACCCACCCTGCTGTTTCGCACA ACTTTAGTCATATCTTGCACAATGCTCATACGGGCGTGTACTGGGCCGAGGATCCTCATCCTCCGGAGATGCAACAAGTAGCAGCTCATCACCTTCTCGGCGCGTTCAACTCGCTCCTTCACACACTCTTgcctcccccacctccacgTACCCCTACTCAAGCACCAGTGACACCAGCATACACTGCGGCCCAGTACGAGCTCCCACCGTCCGTAGCTGCACCCTCAACAGCTGCACCTTCCACAGTCGCACCAGACGAAACGCCTGTCCCATCGCGTCTCAATACTCCATCGGTTGCACAGGTCCCCCTGGTCGCCTCTCCTGCCATGACGGCTACCAGCCTTCGTTCCGCATCCACCGTTGGACCAGGTATTCGTCCAGTCCTGGATATGGCACGCGCCGATCGCGCGTCTGTTAGATCCGATACCGATGCTGGGAGTGTCATTAGCGGTAGCGGAATGGGCTCTCCTATTCATGGTACCGGTCCTGCTTGGAGGTTTGCAGGAAGGAGCGGTGGAGTACAGCCGCAGGGCCAACAATGGGGTGCGCGTGGGGGCCTTAACATCAATACTG GCGCAATGGTCCCTGCTCAATCCGTCAACGCCCCTGAAGCTGCCAAGTATGTCGAGAGCAAGGTCAAATTGGAGCACATGAAGGAGATGTACAAGCAAACCAAGGAAGAGTACCGCCGTGAGCGCGAAGAAAGGAAGAAGGAACGGGATGCGAAGAAGAACCGTCTTATTGG ACCTCCTGAGCCGCCATATCCCGCCATACAGCATGGTGATATGTTTGACAAGCTGAATGAAGCACTGGCTCATGTTCCTAGCCGCGCTGGAATTTCCGAATCTACAT CGAGGAAAGGCATTGTTCCACCACCTGCCCCCAAGTCTGTTGCCGACTCTGTGGATACGGCTGTCCGAACCCGACAACAGCTCAACAACTGGCTCGTTGAACAACTCGGCGAC ATGGGATTCAGTGCCGCAACTCATCCTCAAGTAAGCCGTATGGTTCGCGACGCAACCcggccatatgcaaccaaCGCCGAAAACGCCAACGAAAACGCCCTGCTAGAGGAATTGTTGGCTCAGTTGGTTCCCACCGGGAGCAAGTAG
- a CDS encoding Rab proteins geranylgeranyltransferase component A yields MDEEYDVIVLGTGLTECILSGLLSVDGKKVLHMDRNDYYGAESASLNLTQLYSKFREVAPPAELGRDRDYAVDLIPKFIIASGELTHMLVHTDVTRYLEFKQIAGSFVYRDGKISKVPSTELEAVKSPLMGLFEKRRAKKFFEFIQSWKDKDPATHQGLDLDKDSMKKVYEHFGLEPGTQDFIGHAMALYLDDDYIQKPAREAINRIVLYTQSMARYGKSPYIYPLYGLGELPQAFARLSAIYGGTYMLDKKVDEIVVGADGKFIGVRSGEETVKAKQVIGDPSYFRSEGEGKVRVLEGQKVVRAICFLKHPIPGTDDADSVQIIIPQNQVKRRNDIYIAMVSSTHNVCAKDVYVAIVSTIVETDRPEQEIQPGLSLLGPIHEKFISVTQLYEPTSSGTEDNIFITRSYDATSHFETVVTDVHDVWKRATGKDLVIQKRELQAAE; encoded by the exons ATGGATGAGGAATACGAC GTTATCGTTCTCGGCACCGGCTTGACCGAATGTATCCTCTCCGGATTGCTCTCGGTAGATGGCAAGAAGGTGCTTCATATGGACCGCAACGACTATTACGGTGCAGAGTCTGCCTCGCTCAATCTGACCCAG CTCTATAGCAAGTTCCGCGAGGTGGCTCCCCCCGCGGAGCTAGGACGCGACAGAGACTATGCAGTTGACCTCATCCCCAAATTCATCATCGCATCCGGTGAACTCACCCACATGCTTGTACACACGGACGTTACCCGTTACCTCGAGTTCAAGCAGATCGCAGGGTCCTTTGTCTATCGCGACGGCAAGATCTCCAAGGTCCCTTCCACCGAACTCGAAGCCGTCAAGTCCCCGCTTATGGGTCTCTTTGAAAAACGCCGCGCCAAAAAGTTCTTTGAGTTTATTCAGAGCTGGAAAGATAAAGACCCAGCTACTCATCAAG GGCTCGACTTGGACAAGGACTCGATGAAGAAGGTCTATGAGCATTTTGGACTTGAGCCTGGTACGCAGGACTTTATCGGACACGCTATGGCCCTGTACCTTGACGACGA CTATATCCAGAAGCCCGCTCGCGAAGCCATTAACCGTATTGTCCTTTATACCCAGTCCATGGCTCGCTATGGGAAATCGCCATACATCTACCCTCTCTATGGTCTTGGAGAACTTCCTCAGGCATTCGCTCGCTTGTCCGCCATTTATGGAGGAACATACATGCTCGATAAGAAGGTCGATGAAATTGTTGTCGGAGCAGATGGCAAGTTTATTGGCGTCAGGTCAGGAGAAGAAACTGTCAAGGCCAAGCAAGTC ATCGGCGATCCTTCTTATTTCAGGTCCGAAGGGGAAGGCAAGGTTCGCGTGTTGGAAGGCCAAAAGGTCGTCCGTGCTATTTGCTTCCTCAAGCATCCTATCCCGGGCACCGACGACGCCGACTCGGTCCAGATTATCATTCCCCAGAACCAGGTCAAGCGCAGGAATG ATATCTACATTGCGATGGTCTCTTCGACACACAACGTTTGCGCTAAGGACGTCTATGTCGCGATCGTGAGCACAATCGTCGAGACTGACCGTCCGGAGCAAGAAATTCAACCCGGTCTATCTCTCCTTGGGCCGATTCACGAGAA GTTTATCTCGGTCACTCAGCTCTACGAGCCCACTTCCTCGGGTACAGAAGATAATATCTTCATCACCCGTTCCTACGACGCTACGTCTCACTTTGAGACTGTCGTTACTGACGTACACGATGTCTGGAAGCGTGCAACCGGCAAGGACTTGGTTATCCAGAAGCGTGAACTGCAAGCTGCCGAGTAA
- a CDS encoding pectate lyase, producing the protein MVSFKYSTIVAIAAFFAQSAIAVPSPSVDANGVYVKRAASCTFPKPPKTSSLSAPMTVKGTFDGGNVRYDRGKGACSGQKEGGDKDAVFLLENGATLKNVVIGANQAEGVHCKGSCNIYNVWFEDVCEDAITLRQTSGTTNIVGGGAKGASDKVVQHNGGGTVNISSYCVEDFGKLYRACGNCKKQYTRTVTITDVIAKNGKLIAGINSNYKDVATIKNVKATSVKSMCDTFQGNDSGKEPPKLTSNKSNNRYVSLASSSESFN; encoded by the exons ATGGTCTCTTTCAAGTACTCCACTATCGTAGCTATTGCTGCATTTTTTGCGCAGAGCGCTATTGCTGTTCCGTCGCCTAGTGTCGACGCTAACGGTGTTTATGTTAAGCGTGCCGCGAGCTGCACGTTCCCCAAACCCCCCAAGACCTCGAGCTTGAGCGCCCCCATGACTGTCAAGGGCACTTTTGACG GCGGGAACGTTCGCTACGACCGCGGCAAGGGTGCTTGCTCTGGACAAAAGGAGGGAGGTGACAAGGATGCTGTTTTCCTCCTCGAGAATGGCGCTACCCTCAA GAACGTCGTCATTGGAGCCAACCAGGCCGAAGGTGTTCATTGCAAGGGCTCCTGCAACATCTACAACGTCTGGTTCGAGGATGTATGCGAGGACGCCATCACCCTTCGCCAGACTTCTGGTACCACCAACATTGTAGGCGGTGGTGCCAAAGGTGCAAGTGACAAGGTCGTGCAACACAACGGTGGAGGAACTGTCAACATCTCTTCGTACTGCGTGGAGGACTTTGGCAAGCTCTACCGCGCATGCGGCAACTGCAAGAAGCAGTACACGCGCACTGTCACTATTACCGACGTCATCGCCAAGAACGGCAAGCTCATCGCTGGTATCAACTCCAACTACAAGGACGTTGCGACTATCAAGAACGTGAAGGCGACGAGCGTCAAGTCGATGTGTGACACGTTCCAGGGCAACGACAGCGGCAAGGAGCCACCCAAGCTGACCTCGAACAAGTCGAACAACAGGTACGTCTCgcttgcttcttcttctgagagCTTTAACTGA